A window of Nicotiana tabacum cultivar K326 chromosome 24, ASM71507v2, whole genome shotgun sequence contains these coding sequences:
- the LOC107773405 gene encoding F-box protein CPR1-like: MEIWPGKPYRFLLWNPSTRESIILPHLEFSDEELYAYGLGYDSTNDDYKVVKIDINDQVDEILALKSGSWKRIHETSGRVDYYRRCEGECLAFVHGTFHWYGYSGGRVVVSLNISSEKYEIIPFPETSGLQISSDDELGVSVLGGMLCVYFSNEITFNLWAMKTYGVKESWTNLFTIPTNEQHPTPMYRFSNGEVLLNVYCSAARIYSSQL; encoded by the exons ATGGAGATTTGGCCGGGTAAACCTTATAGATTCTTGCTATGGAACCCTTCCACTAGAGAATCAATAATACTTCCCCATTTAGAATTTTCAGACGAGGAATTATATGCTTACggattgggatatgactctactAATGATGACTATAAAGTCGTTAAGATTGACATTAATGACCAAGTTGATGAAATTCTTGCGCTGAAAAGTGGTTCCTGGAAAAGAATTCATGAAACATCAGGTAGGGTGGATTATTATCGGAGATGTGAAGGGGAATGTTTGGCATTTGTACATGGAACATTTCATTGGTACGGATATTCCGGAGGGCGAGTTGTGGTTTCATTGAATATTTCAAGTGAAAAATACGAAATAATACCTTTTCCAGAAACAAGCGGGTTACAAATTTCTTCAGACGATGAGCTGGGTGTATCAGTGTTAGGAGGAATGCTTTGTGTTTATTTTAGCAACGAGATAACTTTTAATTTATGGGCAATGAAAACTTATGGCGTCAAAGAATCGTGGACCAACTTGTTCACCATACCAACTAACGAACAACATCCTACCCCGATGTATAGGTTTTCAAATGGTGAAGTGCTACTTAATGTTTATTgct CTGCTGCACGtatttatagcagtcagctttga